A window of the Natronomonas salina genome harbors these coding sequences:
- a CDS encoding SPW repeat protein, whose protein sequence is MSDPPTDPNRSAGNDTDERTDGDRRPDPDSQVTGTDRLGAGDARAGADTNRHRSEDSPTTSSNRRPSERTDPANTDPEQGRVDTDRKGRARADTDAVKWLSGVVSLIGLWIAASAFLYETARVSQWNNAATGGAIFLLAGYGFYRMSKDRRPDVGSTSLTSLLGLWAIAAPFLLAYGSAALVWGTMASGIAVAILSGYNAYESRRTDAPRGSSARA, encoded by the coding sequence ATGAGCGACCCTCCGACCGACCCGAACCGCAGCGCCGGGAACGACACCGACGAGCGGACGGACGGTGATCGACGCCCCGACCCCGACAGCCAGGTGACGGGCACTGACCGGCTCGGAGCCGGGGACGCCCGAGCGGGCGCCGATACGAACCGGCACCGGTCGGAGGACTCGCCGACCACCAGTTCCAACCGCCGGCCGTCCGAGCGGACGGACCCCGCCAACACCGACCCGGAGCAGGGCCGCGTGGACACGGACAGGAAGGGTCGTGCGCGCGCCGACACGGACGCCGTCAAGTGGCTGAGCGGGGTCGTCTCGCTCATCGGGCTGTGGATCGCCGCCTCGGCGTTCCTCTACGAGACGGCCCGGGTGTCCCAGTGGAACAACGCCGCCACGGGCGGTGCGATATTCCTGCTCGCCGGCTACGGCTTCTACCGGATGTCGAAGGACCGCCGACCGGACGTCGGGAGCACGAGCCTCACGTCGCTGCTCGGGCTGTGGGCGATCGCCGCGCCGTTCCTGCTGGCGTACGGGAGCGCCGCGCTCGTCTGGGGTACGATGGCCAGCGGAATCGCCGTGGCCATCCTGTCGGGGTACAACGCCTACGAGAGCCGACGGACGGACGCCCCGCGCGGTTCGAGCGCCCGCGCCTGA
- a CDS encoding cupin domain-containing protein, with protein MEKTNVDDQEWSTTERGETEFRRKQLAEAAGGEEIGCSLYVLPPGRRSWPYHYHTANEEALFVLEGCGTLRHDDGTAPLAAGDYVALPSGAEGGHRVVNDSDEPLRYLAVSTMNDPDVTVYPDSEKVGVFVGSPPGGRDERSVHGYYRRDDDVDYWAGEE; from the coding sequence ATGGAGAAGACGAACGTCGACGACCAGGAGTGGTCGACGACCGAGCGGGGGGAGACCGAGTTCAGACGGAAGCAACTCGCCGAGGCGGCCGGCGGCGAGGAGATTGGCTGCAGCCTCTACGTGCTTCCGCCGGGGCGGCGGTCGTGGCCCTACCACTACCACACCGCCAACGAAGAGGCGCTGTTCGTTCTCGAGGGTTGCGGGACGCTCCGGCACGACGACGGGACCGCACCGCTCGCTGCGGGCGACTACGTCGCGCTCCCGTCTGGGGCGGAGGGTGGCCACCGGGTCGTCAACGACTCCGACGAACCGTTACGGTACCTGGCGGTCTCGACGATGAACGACCCGGACGTGACGGTGTATCCGGACTCCGAGAAGGTCGGGGTGTTCGTCGGTTCGCCGCCCGGCGGTCGCGACGAGCGCAGCGTCCACGGCTACTACCGCCGCGACGACGACGTCGATTACTGGGCGGGCGAGGAGTAG
- a CDS encoding HAD family hydrolase: MNYDAVVFDNDGVLVGRTHYERLHEAAWDAFEEVGVPDPDPEHVESMVVGVSPDDVRKVCTTYDLDAAEFWATRDRVAADVQREEIREGRKRLYDDISTIADLDQPLGIVSSNQQATVDFALEHFGVADLFDAAYGREPTVESLRLKKPEPHYIERALADLDAETALFVGDNESDVRAAEAAGVDSAFLRRPHRIDHELSVDPTYDLDSLHDLHGVCR; the protein is encoded by the coding sequence ATGAACTACGACGCCGTCGTCTTCGACAACGACGGCGTGCTCGTCGGGCGGACCCACTACGAACGGTTACACGAAGCCGCCTGGGACGCCTTCGAGGAGGTCGGCGTCCCGGACCCCGACCCCGAGCACGTCGAGTCCATGGTCGTCGGCGTCTCGCCCGACGACGTCCGGAAGGTGTGTACGACCTACGACCTCGACGCCGCGGAGTTCTGGGCGACGCGGGACCGGGTCGCGGCGGACGTCCAGCGCGAGGAGATCCGCGAGGGCCGCAAGCGCCTCTACGACGACATCAGCACCATCGCGGACCTCGACCAGCCGCTCGGTATCGTCTCCTCGAACCAGCAGGCGACCGTCGACTTCGCCCTCGAGCACTTCGGTGTCGCCGACCTGTTCGACGCGGCCTACGGCCGGGAGCCGACCGTCGAGAGCCTGCGCCTGAAGAAGCCCGAACCGCACTACATCGAGCGGGCGCTCGCTGACCTCGACGCCGAGACGGCGCTGTTCGTCGGCGACAACGAGAGCGACGTCCGGGCGGCCGAGGCCGCCGGCGTGGACTCGGCGTTCCTCCGCCGACCGCACCGCATCGACCACGAGCTATCGGTCGACCCCACCTACGACCTCGACTCCCTGCACGACCTCCACGGCGTCTGTCGGTGA